From the genome of Gracilinanus agilis isolate LMUSP501 chromosome 2, AgileGrace, whole genome shotgun sequence, one region includes:
- the PRADC1 gene encoding protease-associated domain-containing protein 1, protein MIRVAVGWTCLWLWCSACVLAHGLRIHEYLYFQVLSPGDIRYIFTATPAKDFGGVFHTRYDQIQLVPADPPEACGPLNNGFFIQDQIALVERGGCSFLSKTRVVQEHGGRAVIISDNAEDNDSFYVEMIQDSTRRTADIPALFLLGRDGYMIRRSLEQHGLPWAIISIPVNVTSIPTFELLQPPWTFW, encoded by the exons ATGATCCGGGTCGCCGTGGGCTGGACCTGCCTCTGGCTGTGGTGCTCCGCGTGCGTGCTGGCCCACG GTTTGCGCATCCATGAGTATCTGTACTTCCAAGTGCTGAGCCCAGGGGACATTCGCTACATCTTCACTGCCACTCCTGCCAAGGACTTTGGGGGTGTCTTC CATACGCGGTACGACCAGATCCAGCTGGTCCCAGCTGACCCCCCGGAGGCCTGTGGACCCCTCAACAACGGGTTCTTCATCCAAGACCAGATTGCCCTGGTGGAGCGGGG GGGCTGCTCGTTCCTCTCCAAGACCAGGGTGGTACAGGAGCACGGGGGCCGGGCGGTGATCATCTCGGACAACGCCGAGGACAATGACAGCTTCTACGTGGAGATGATCCAGGACAGCACCCGCCGCACGGCCGACATCCCGGCGCTCTTCCTGCTTGGCCGCGACGG cTACATGATCAGACGCTCCCTAGAACAGCACGGGCTGCCCTGGGCCATCATCTCCATCCCCGTCAACGTCACCAGCATCCCCACCTTTGAACTCTTACAGCCACCCTGGACTTTTTGGTAG
- the CCT7 gene encoding T-complex protein 1 subunit eta — MMPTPVILLKEGTDSSQGIPQLVSNISACQVIAEAVRTTLGPRGMDKLIVDGRGKATISNDGATILKLLDVVHPAAKTLVDIAKSQDAEVGDGTTSVTLLAAEFLKQVKSYVEEGLHPQIIIRAFRTATQLAVNKIREIAVTVKNEDKEEQRRLLEKCAMTALSSKLISQQKAAFAIMVVDAVMMLDDLLQLKMIGIKKVQGGALEESQLVAGVAFKKTFSYAGFEMQPKKYMNPTIALLNVELELKAEKDNAEVRVHTVEDYQAIVDAEWNILYDKLEKIYNSGAKVVLSKLPIGDVATQYFADRDMFCAGRVPEEDLRRTMMACGGSIQTSVNSLTPDVLGSCQLFEETQIGGERYNFFTGCPKAKTCTIILRGGAEQFMEETERSLHDAIMIVRRAIKNDSVVAGGGAIEMELSRYLRDYSRTIPGKQQLLIGAYAKALEIIPRQLCDNAGFDATNILNKLRAKHAQGGMWYGVDINNEDIADNFEAFVWEPAMVRINALTAASEAACLIVSVDETIKNPRSTVDGPPVGRGRGRGRPH; from the exons ATGATG CCCACACCAGTTATTCTGCTGAAGGAGGGGACGGACAGCTCCCAAGGGATCCCTCAGCTGGTCAGCAACATCAGCGCCTGCCAGGTGATCGCAGAGGCTGTCCGAACCACCCTGGGGCCTCGAGGGATGGACAAGCTCATCGTCGATGGCAGAG GCAAAGCGACTATTTCCAATGATGGAGCCACCATCTTGAAGCTCCTTGATGTTGTCCATCCTGCGGCCAAGACATTAGTGGACATCGCCAAGTCCCAAGACGCTGAG GTTGGAGACGGGACCACTTCAGTGACCTTGTTGGCAGCAGAGTTCCTGAAGCAAGTGAAATCCTACGTGGAGGAAGGCTTGCACCCCCAGATCATCATCCGGGCTTTCCGCACAGCCACACAGCTG GCGGTTAACAAGATCAGGGAGATCGCTGTGACCGTGAAGAATGAAGACAAGGA GGAACAGAGGCGACTACTTGAGAAGTGCGCCATGACCGCGCTCAGCTCCAAGCTGATCTCCCAGCAGAAGGCCGCCTTTGCCATCATGGTGGTGGACGCCGTCATGATGCTCGATGACCTGCTGCAGCTAAAGATGATTGGCATCAAGAAGGTGCAGGGCGGTGCCCTGGAG GAGTCCCAGCTGGTGGCCGGCGTCGCTTTCAAGAAAACATTCTCTTATGCTGGGTTCGAGATGCAGCCCAAGAAGTACATGAACCCCACGATCGCATTGCTGAATGTCGAGCTGGAGCTGAAAGCCGAGAAGGACAATGCCGAGGTCCGGGTGCACACTGTGGAG GATTACCAGGCCATCGTGGACGCTGAGTGGAACATCCTCTATGACAAGCTAGAGAAGATTTACAACTCGGGGGCCAAAGTGGTCTTGTCCAAGCTCCCCATCGGGGATGTGGCGACTCAGTACTTTGCCGACCGCGACATGTTCTGTGCCGGCCGCGTCCCCGAGGAGGACTTGCGCAGGACGATGATG gccTGTGGGGGCTCCATCCAGACCAGTGTCAATTCTCTGACCCCAGATGTGCTGGGCAGCTGCCAGCTCTTTGAGGAGACACAGATTGGAGGCGAGAG GTACAACTTTTTCACTGGCTGCCCCAAGGCCAAAACCTGCACAATCATCCTTCGAGGCGGGGCCGAGCAGTTCATGGAGGAGACGGAGCGCTCCCTCCACGACGCCATCATGATCGTCCGCAGGGCCATCAAG AATGATTCGGTGGTGGCAGGAGGCGGCGCCATCGAGATGGAGCTCTCCAGGTACCTGCGGGACTACTCGAGGACCATCCCGGGCAAGCAGCAGCTGCTGATCGGGGCCTACGCCAAGGCCCTGGAGATCATCCCCCGACAGCTCTGTGACAACGCCGGCTTCGATGCCACCAACATCCTCAACAAGCTTCGGGCCAAGCACGCCCAG GGCGGCATGTGGTACGGCGTCGACATCAACAACGAGGACATCGCGGACAACTTTGAGGCCTTCGTGTGGGAGCCCGCCATGGTCCGCATCAATGCCCTCACGGCGGCCTCCGAGGCCGCCTGCCTCATTGTGTCTGTGGACGAGACCATCAAGAACCCCCGCTCCACCGTGGACGGCCCTCCCGTGGGCCGCGGCCGGGGTCGGGGCCGCCCTCACTGA